A genome region from Streptomyces xanthophaeus includes the following:
- a CDS encoding beta-N-acetylhexosaminidase has translation MSTPRRHTRVRTIATATVAALVTLALPGCTAASDEARARGPADSSTASASATSSATAARPAEAAPTPTPTPSYPLSTAPRTIPAVREHVPARGPGWKPTPDARVVVAPDDTAALADEAKLLAGELRIGYGESAAPRSGDVELSLDAGAAGGPESYTLDVKDGRVRINGPDQAGVFYGTRTLKQAVKSAGSAPEGTVRDAPAKPQRGLNLDIARKYFSPDWIEDRLREMADLKLNQLGLHFSDDQAFRIQSDTHPEIVSTPHLTKAQVRQINALAARLHITVVPEIDSPGHLGAVLRAHPDLQLRDTQGRAVKGAVDISNPASAKLVDELLREYIPLFPGGAWHLGADEYQALVYRDPQASFPQLARAAQQRYGPSARVQDLATGWLNDRADVVRPSGKALKAWNDGFFAGGVTSAAKDIQVEYWTGKENGARPPLEYLREGRKLVNLNDEYLYYVLGEPNQFTYPTGKRIYEQWTPLVLRGTTPVPASYGPQILGGRLAIWSDLAGAQTQDQVAAGIRTPLAALSQKVWDARTPQLPWTDFKALADRL, from the coding sequence ATGAGCACACCGAGACGGCACACGAGGGTCCGCACCATCGCGACGGCAACGGTCGCCGCGCTGGTCACCCTTGCCCTGCCGGGCTGCACGGCCGCCTCGGACGAGGCGCGCGCCCGCGGCCCCGCCGACTCCTCCACCGCCTCCGCCTCCGCCACCTCCTCCGCGACGGCGGCGCGCCCGGCCGAAGCCGCCCCCACCCCCACGCCGACCCCGTCCTACCCCCTGTCCACCGCCCCGCGCACCATCCCGGCGGTACGGGAGCACGTACCCGCCCGCGGCCCCGGCTGGAAGCCCACCCCCGACGCCCGAGTGGTCGTCGCCCCGGACGACACCGCCGCGCTCGCCGACGAGGCCAAGCTGCTCGCCGGTGAACTGCGCATCGGATACGGGGAGTCGGCGGCGCCGCGGTCCGGGGATGTGGAGCTGTCCCTGGACGCGGGGGCCGCGGGAGGGCCCGAGTCGTACACCCTCGACGTCAAGGACGGCCGCGTCCGGATCAACGGCCCCGACCAGGCCGGGGTCTTCTACGGCACGCGCACCCTCAAGCAGGCGGTCAAGAGCGCCGGGTCGGCCCCCGAGGGCACGGTGCGCGACGCCCCCGCCAAGCCGCAGCGCGGCCTCAACCTCGACATAGCCCGCAAGTACTTCTCCCCGGACTGGATCGAGGACCGGCTGCGCGAGATGGCCGACCTCAAGCTCAACCAGCTCGGCCTGCACTTCTCCGACGACCAGGCCTTCCGCATCCAGTCCGACACGCACCCCGAGATCGTCTCCACCCCGCACCTCACCAAGGCCCAGGTGCGCCAGATCAACGCGCTCGCCGCCCGGCTGCACATCACGGTCGTTCCCGAGATCGACTCGCCCGGCCACCTCGGCGCGGTCCTGCGCGCCCACCCCGACCTCCAGCTGCGCGACACGCAGGGGCGGGCGGTCAAGGGAGCCGTGGACATATCGAACCCGGCATCCGCCAAGCTGGTGGACGAGCTGCTGCGCGAATACATCCCGCTCTTCCCCGGCGGGGCTTGGCACCTGGGCGCCGACGAGTACCAGGCGCTGGTCTACCGCGACCCGCAGGCCTCCTTCCCCCAGCTCGCCCGTGCCGCCCAGCAGCGTTACGGGCCCTCGGCGCGGGTGCAGGACCTGGCGACGGGCTGGCTGAACGACCGCGCCGACGTGGTCCGGCCGTCGGGGAAGGCGCTCAAGGCGTGGAACGACGGGTTCTTCGCGGGCGGGGTGACGAGCGCCGCCAAGGACATCCAGGTCGAGTACTGGACCGGCAAGGAGAACGGCGCCCGGCCGCCGCTGGAGTACCTGCGTGAAGGCCGCAAGCTCGTCAACCTCAACGACGAGTACCTCTACTACGTGCTGGGGGAGCCCAACCAGTTCACGTACCCCACCGGGAAGCGGATCTACGAACAGTGGACCCCGCTCGTACTGCGCGGCACGACCCCCGTCCCGGCCTCGTACGGGCCGCAGATCCTGGGCGGGCGCCTCGCGATCTGGAGCGACCTGGCCGGCGCCCAGACCCAGGACCAGGTGGCCGCGGGCATCCGGACCCCGCTGGCCGCGCTCTCCCAGAAGGTGTGGGACGCGCGCACCCCCCAGCTGCCCTGGACCGACTTCAAGGCCCTCGCCGACCGGCTCTGA
- a CDS encoding TerD family protein: MTGVRKGLAKVEFALRWDPSPTGTPANDLDIVAAVYGAADLHGAPVQLVHFGSRSPDGTITLNRDSHTGQGFGFDEVMTIELDRMAPESGRVVVGVVIQNADAGGAGRTKTFADIGGTGFRIREGHTDLAQGDFASVTAATAATVAEFGRDASGTWSFELRLHGFDVDPEVFARTMGALR; the protein is encoded by the coding sequence GTGACCGGTGTACGCAAAGGGCTGGCCAAGGTGGAGTTCGCGCTGCGGTGGGACCCCAGCCCGACGGGCACGCCCGCGAACGACCTCGACATCGTCGCCGCGGTCTACGGCGCCGCGGACCTCCACGGGGCGCCCGTCCAGCTCGTGCACTTCGGCAGCCGGTCCCCCGACGGAACCATCACCTTGAACCGGGACAGCCACACCGGCCAGGGCTTCGGCTTCGACGAGGTGATGACCATCGAGCTGGACCGGATGGCGCCGGAGTCGGGCCGGGTGGTGGTCGGTGTGGTCATCCAGAACGCCGACGCCGGCGGCGCGGGCCGCACGAAGACCTTCGCCGACATCGGCGGCACCGGATTCCGGATCCGCGAGGGCCACACCGACCTCGCCCAGGGTGACTTCGCGTCCGTGACGGCCGCCACAGCGGCCACCGTCGCCGAGTTCGGCCGTGACGCCTCGGGAACCTGGTCCTTCGAGCTGCGGCTGCACGGATTCGACGTCGACCCGGAGGTGTTCGCCCGGACCATGGGCGCGCTCCGCTGA
- a CDS encoding MFS transporter encodes MPLALLALAIGAFGIGTTEFVIMGLLPEVAGTYGVSIPTAGFLVTGYALGVVLGAPLMTVLGTRIPRKRMLMLLMGLFIAGNVLSALAPAFGVMLAGRVVASLAHGAFFGIGAVVAAGLVAPERKAGAIAMMFTGLTVANVVGVPLGTFVGQTLGWRVTFLIVAALGVVGLLGIARLVPELPRPEGGVRIRRELAAFRNVQVLLAMAMTVLGFGGVFAAITYVTPMMTDVAGFADSSVTWLLVLFGLGMVAGNLIGGRYADRALMPMLYVALGALAVTLAVFTLTAHTKAGAAATLVLIGALGFATVPPLQKRVLDQAAGAPTLASAVNIGAFNLGNALAAWLGGLVIAAGFGWTAPNWVGAALAASALVLALVSGALERRTTRRAARGGGRVAAGSADAPEATVALPAHH; translated from the coding sequence ATGCCTCTCGCACTGCTCGCCCTCGCCATCGGGGCCTTCGGGATCGGCACCACCGAATTCGTGATCATGGGTCTGCTCCCCGAGGTCGCCGGCACGTACGGGGTCTCGATCCCCACCGCGGGCTTCCTGGTCACCGGCTACGCCCTCGGCGTCGTCCTCGGCGCGCCCCTCATGACCGTGCTCGGCACCCGCATCCCCCGCAAGCGCATGCTGATGCTGCTCATGGGCCTCTTCATCGCGGGCAACGTGCTCTCCGCCCTCGCCCCCGCCTTCGGCGTCATGCTCGCCGGCCGCGTCGTCGCCTCGCTCGCCCACGGCGCCTTCTTCGGCATCGGCGCGGTCGTCGCCGCCGGGCTCGTCGCCCCCGAGAGGAAGGCCGGCGCGATCGCCATGATGTTCACCGGACTGACGGTCGCCAACGTCGTCGGCGTCCCCCTCGGCACGTTCGTCGGACAGACCCTCGGCTGGCGCGTCACCTTCCTGATCGTCGCCGCGCTCGGCGTCGTCGGCCTGCTCGGCATCGCCCGGCTGGTACCCGAGCTGCCCCGGCCCGAGGGCGGGGTGCGGATCCGCCGCGAGCTCGCCGCCTTCCGCAACGTCCAGGTACTGCTCGCGATGGCGATGACCGTCCTCGGCTTCGGCGGCGTCTTCGCCGCGATCACCTACGTCACCCCGATGATGACCGACGTGGCCGGCTTCGCCGACTCCTCCGTCACCTGGCTCCTCGTCCTCTTCGGCCTGGGCATGGTCGCCGGCAACCTCATCGGCGGCCGCTACGCCGACCGCGCGCTGATGCCGATGCTGTACGTGGCCCTGGGCGCCCTCGCCGTCACCCTCGCCGTCTTCACCCTCACCGCCCACACCAAGGCAGGCGCGGCCGCCACCCTCGTACTGATCGGCGCCCTCGGCTTCGCCACCGTGCCGCCGCTCCAGAAGCGCGTCCTGGACCAGGCCGCCGGGGCGCCCACCCTGGCCTCGGCCGTCAACATCGGCGCCTTCAACCTCGGCAACGCCCTCGCCGCCTGGCTCGGCGGGCTCGTGATCGCCGCCGGATTCGGCTGGACCGCCCCCAACTGGGTCGGCGCGGCGCTGGCCGCCTCCGCCCTGGTGCTCGCCCTCGTCTCCGGCGCGCTGGAACGCCGTACGACGCGGCGCGCGGCCCGCGGCGGCGGCCGAGTCGCGGCCGGGTCGGCCGACGCACCCGAGGCCACCGTGGCCCTCCCCGCCCACCACTGA
- a CDS encoding RNA polymerase sigma factor, whose product MLRLASPVGPLMPGFGRAWRGLWPLLRGERSAPPVSPRPYGSSHGSPYGSWSPYDPTAHGDQRPPTVSELYHAHRLRMVRLAVLLVDDLATAEDVVQDAFTALYRRHGEHITEVDNALGYLRTAVVNTSRSVLRRRRTVRAWTPPAAADIPSAEDHVVLDEAHREVLAALGRLTPRRRQVLVLRYWADLSEAEIAATLGISRGAVKSNASRGLDALERILEGRI is encoded by the coding sequence GTGCTCCGACTCGCATCACCCGTCGGCCCCCTCATGCCCGGCTTCGGCCGGGCGTGGCGGGGCCTTTGGCCGTTGCTGCGCGGGGAGCGTTCCGCCCCGCCGGTCTCCCCGCGGCCGTACGGCTCCTCGCACGGATCCCCGTACGGCTCCTGGTCCCCGTACGACCCCACGGCCCACGGCGACCAGCGGCCGCCCACCGTCAGCGAGCTCTACCACGCGCACCGGCTGCGGATGGTCCGGCTCGCGGTGCTGCTCGTCGACGACCTGGCCACCGCCGAGGACGTGGTCCAGGACGCCTTCACCGCCCTCTACCGGCGGCACGGGGAGCACATCACCGAGGTCGACAACGCGCTGGGCTACCTGCGTACCGCGGTGGTCAACACCTCGCGCTCGGTCCTGCGCCGCCGGCGTACCGTCCGGGCCTGGACCCCGCCGGCGGCGGCCGACATACCGTCCGCCGAGGACCACGTGGTCCTGGACGAGGCACACCGCGAGGTGCTCGCCGCGCTCGGCCGGCTCACGCCGCGCCGCCGCCAGGTGCTGGTGCTGCGGTACTGGGCCGATCTCAGCGAGGCGGAGATCGCGGCCACCCTCGGGATCAGCCGCGGAGCGGTGAAGTCCAACGCGAGCCGCGGCCTGGACGCCCTGGAACGGATTCTGGAGGGACGGATATGA
- a CDS encoding MarR family winged helix-turn-helix transcriptional regulator, whose amino-acid sequence MTATDSALTALSQGWCALSLLHGRIEAHIERALQAGHGLSVREYSLLDVLSRQHSGPGGHLRMHQVADSVVLSQSATTRLVSRLEDRGLLNRYICDTDRRGIYTDVSEAGLTLLAAARPTNDTALREALDEASRTPELAPLVTAVENLRS is encoded by the coding sequence ATGACGGCCACGGACAGCGCGCTCACCGCCCTCTCCCAGGGCTGGTGCGCCCTTTCCCTCCTGCACGGACGGATCGAGGCGCACATCGAACGGGCCCTGCAGGCCGGCCACGGCCTCAGCGTGCGCGAGTATTCGCTGCTCGACGTCCTCAGCCGTCAGCACAGCGGCCCGGGCGGGCACCTGCGGATGCACCAAGTCGCCGATTCGGTGGTGCTCAGCCAGAGCGCGACGACCCGGCTGGTGAGCAGGCTGGAGGACCGCGGCCTGCTGAACCGCTACATCTGCGACACCGACCGGCGGGGCATCTACACCGACGTCAGCGAGGCGGGCCTGACCCTCCTGGCCGCGGCCCGCCCCACCAATGACACCGCCCTGCGCGAGGCCTTGGACGAGGCCTCACGCACACCCGAACTCGCCCCGCTGGTCACGGCGGTGGAGAACCTCCGGAGCTGA
- a CDS encoding glutamate ABC transporter substrate-binding protein: MKVPQAGAVAAMIAIALTASGCGVFDDGDQGDGTLAIGIKFDQPGIGMRETDGTFTGFDVDVATYVAKELGYKSDKIEFKQVYSNDRELLLQYNEVKFVVASYSINDKRKEKVDFAGPYFVAHQDLLTRAGDASITKAEDLNSKSLCSVSGSTSAENLRKNLAPKAGLLEMSGYADCVVALQESRVDAMTTDNSILAGYAARKGNENKFKLLGQNLSNENYGIGVKKGNKELQRKINDALKKMVADGSWETAVKKNFGENYRYEPAPAITPVS, translated from the coding sequence ATGAAGGTTCCCCAGGCCGGTGCGGTCGCCGCAATGATCGCGATCGCCCTGACCGCCTCCGGGTGCGGCGTCTTCGACGATGGGGACCAGGGGGACGGGACCCTCGCCATCGGCATCAAGTTCGACCAGCCCGGCATAGGCATGCGGGAGACCGACGGCACCTTCACCGGATTCGACGTGGACGTCGCGACCTACGTGGCCAAGGAACTCGGCTACAAGTCGGACAAGATCGAATTCAAGCAGGTCTACAGCAACGACCGCGAACTGCTGCTCCAGTACAACGAGGTCAAGTTCGTCGTCGCGAGCTATTCGATCAACGACAAGCGCAAGGAGAAGGTCGACTTCGCCGGACCGTACTTCGTCGCGCACCAGGACCTGCTGACGCGTGCCGGCGACGCTTCGATCACCAAGGCCGAGGACCTCAATTCGAAGAGCCTGTGCTCGGTCTCCGGCTCCACCTCGGCCGAGAACCTCCGCAAGAACCTCGCCCCCAAGGCGGGCCTGCTGGAGATGTCCGGCTACGCGGACTGCGTCGTCGCGCTCCAGGAGAGCCGGGTCGACGCCATGACCACCGACAACTCCATCCTGGCCGGGTACGCCGCCCGGAAGGGCAACGAGAACAAGTTCAAGCTGCTCGGCCAGAACCTGAGCAACGAGAACTACGGCATCGGCGTCAAGAAGGGCAACAAGGAGCTCCAGCGCAAGATCAACGACGCGCTGAAGAAGATGGTCGCGGACGGCTCCTGGGAGACGGCCGTCAAGAAGAACTTCGGCGAGAACTACCGGTACGAGCCGGCTCCCGCCATCACTCCCGTCAGCTGA
- a CDS encoding GlcG/HbpS family heme-binding protein has product MSVPASTTARTAVAPLTTEDAELLVATAGAAAEAAGATVSVTVLDAGGHLLAFRRDDRAVLISGETSTRKAYTALQLNAPTADLVEAVRPGGPFHTLPTALDRPLLFIAGGLPVHRDGRLIGAIGVGGAPDQDHGFAAAARDALV; this is encoded by the coding sequence ATGTCCGTCCCCGCCTCCACCACCGCCCGCACCGCCGTCGCCCCCCTGACCACCGAGGACGCCGAGCTGCTCGTCGCCACCGCCGGCGCTGCCGCCGAAGCGGCCGGGGCCACGGTCAGCGTCACCGTCCTCGACGCCGGCGGTCACCTGCTCGCCTTCCGCCGCGACGACCGCGCCGTACTGATCTCCGGCGAGACCAGCACCCGTAAGGCCTACACCGCACTCCAGCTGAACGCGCCCACCGCCGACCTCGTCGAAGCCGTCCGGCCCGGCGGCCCCTTCCACACCCTGCCCACGGCCCTCGACCGGCCCCTCCTGTTCATCGCGGGCGGGCTGCCCGTCCACCGCGACGGCCGCCTCATCGGCGCCATCGGTGTCGGCGGCGCCCCGGACCAGGACCACGGCTTCGCCGCCGCCGCGCGGGACGCCCTCGTCTGA
- a CDS encoding DUF3040 domain-containing protein, with the protein MDGAGLSDREQRALSAIEAELKGDRSLDRILRSTSHRRHRTVAAWLLGVVAAVLFVAASVTVSRLLIWVFAAVWTSAVVLALPLAGQWLQRRRQRVDRSGQL; encoded by the coding sequence ATGGACGGAGCCGGACTCTCCGATCGCGAGCAGCGCGCCCTCTCCGCGATCGAGGCCGAACTCAAGGGTGACCGTTCCCTCGACCGGATCCTGCGGTCCACGTCGCACCGGCGTCACCGCACCGTGGCCGCCTGGCTGCTCGGTGTGGTGGCGGCGGTGCTGTTCGTGGCGGCATCGGTCACCGTCTCGCGGCTTCTGATCTGGGTTTTCGCCGCCGTCTGGACGTCGGCGGTGGTCCTGGCGCTGCCGCTGGCCGGCCAGTGGCTCCAGCGCCGCCGGCAGCGCGTCGACCGTTCGGGGCAGCTGTAG
- a CDS encoding IMP dehydrogenase, which translates to MKILPEISRTLSEYLLIPGLTTEDCTPDHVDLGAPLVRHRVGEEPAIRVATPMVSAIMQAVSSPSLAVALAQVGGLSFIHQNQQIEDQAADVLVVKRHKAGFRTSEITVAPQTPLGEVARQLSEAEQGVAVVTQSGDADGEFLGVISLDDFHVERHGASETAGNRMRGRAGLVTAPASVSLSEANELIWQHHLDVLPVLEDGRVVSLVLKKDYQAHKTYHRATVDSGKRLRVGAGINSRDFKDRIPALLEAGADVLCLDSSDGYSVYQARTLEFARETYGDDAFVGAGNVVDGRAFRYLADAGAAFVKVGIGGGAICTTRAQKGIGRGQASALLDVVQARDAYAQETGVYVPLCCDGGLLNDSHMAIALAMGADFIMLGRYFARLDESPSRKLQIGDQWYKEYWGEGSRRAQNAARYGQRGRMVFEEGVDGYVPYAGSLYDNVERTRTKLTSTMISCGSTNLRDFHRDALLVPVSAESFKQTGAEVQLRRPTVDPGE; encoded by the coding sequence GTGAAAATCCTCCCCGAGATTTCTCGTACGCTGAGCGAATACCTCCTCATCCCGGGCCTGACCACAGAAGACTGCACGCCGGACCATGTGGATCTCGGGGCGCCGCTGGTGCGTCACCGGGTCGGCGAGGAGCCGGCCATTCGGGTCGCCACGCCCATGGTGAGTGCCATCATGCAGGCGGTGTCGTCACCGTCGCTGGCGGTGGCGCTGGCGCAGGTCGGCGGGTTGTCGTTCATCCACCAGAATCAGCAGATCGAGGACCAGGCCGCGGACGTGCTGGTGGTGAAGCGGCACAAGGCCGGCTTCCGGACCAGCGAGATCACCGTGGCGCCGCAGACGCCTCTCGGTGAGGTCGCCCGGCAGCTGTCCGAGGCCGAGCAGGGCGTGGCGGTGGTCACGCAGAGCGGGGACGCGGACGGCGAGTTCCTGGGGGTCATCAGCCTCGACGACTTCCATGTGGAGCGTCACGGGGCTTCCGAGACCGCAGGCAACCGGATGCGGGGCCGCGCCGGCCTGGTCACCGCGCCGGCCTCGGTCTCCCTGTCCGAGGCGAACGAACTGATCTGGCAGCACCACTTGGACGTTCTGCCGGTGCTGGAGGACGGCCGGGTCGTCTCCTTGGTCCTCAAGAAGGACTATCAGGCCCACAAGACGTATCACCGCGCGACGGTGGACAGCGGAAAGCGCCTGCGGGTGGGTGCCGGTATCAATTCCCGTGACTTCAAGGACCGCATTCCCGCCCTGCTGGAGGCCGGCGCGGACGTGCTGTGTCTGGACTCCTCCGACGGCTATTCCGTATACCAGGCGAGGACCCTCGAATTCGCCCGGGAGACGTACGGGGATGACGCTTTCGTCGGCGCGGGGAACGTCGTCGACGGCAGGGCCTTCCGCTACCTGGCCGATGCGGGCGCGGCGTTCGTGAAGGTCGGGATCGGCGGCGGAGCCATCTGCACCACCCGGGCGCAGAAGGGCATCGGCCGCGGGCAGGCCTCCGCGCTGCTCGATGTGGTCCAGGCGCGCGACGCCTACGCCCAGGAAACCGGTGTGTACGTGCCGCTGTGCTGCGACGGCGGCCTGCTCAACGACTCACACATGGCGATAGCGCTGGCGATGGGGGCGGACTTCATCATGCTCGGCCGCTACTTCGCCCGGCTCGACGAAAGCCCGTCGCGGAAACTGCAGATCGGCGACCAGTGGTACAAGGAGTACTGGGGTGAGGGATCGCGGCGCGCCCAGAACGCCGCCCGGTACGGCCAGCGCGGCCGGATGGTCTTCGAGGAGGGTGTCGACGGCTACGTGCCCTACGCCGGCAGCCTGTACGACAACGTGGAGCGGACCCGGACGAAGCTCACCTCGACGATGATCAGCTGCGGGTCGACCAACCTGCGGGACTTCCACCGCGATGCGCTGCTCGTACCGGTGTCCGCGGAGTCGTTCAAGCAGACAGGCGCTGAGGTGCAGCTGCGCCGGCCCACCGTCGACCCCGGAGAGTGA
- a CDS encoding TetR/AcrR family transcriptional regulator, which produces MTSTPTPARRSKITPEREQEFYDAVLEQLREYGYEALTMEGVAARASCGKSTLYRQWRTKPRLVAAALRAGRRGTLVAVDTGSLAGDLREAARIAAGTSGRDTRLTQALGHAVLSDEELQAALREALVEPELAAFAEMVGRAVARGEIAADHPAVEFLPAQLMGVLRIRPVLEGRYADADYLVRFVDAVMLPSLGLTPSHPTGPPAGQAP; this is translated from the coding sequence ATGACGTCCACACCGACCCCCGCGCGCCGCTCCAAGATCACACCGGAGCGTGAGCAGGAGTTCTACGACGCCGTCCTGGAGCAGCTGCGCGAGTACGGCTACGAGGCCCTGACCATGGAGGGCGTGGCCGCCCGGGCCAGCTGCGGCAAGTCGACGCTCTACCGGCAGTGGAGGACCAAGCCCCGGCTCGTCGCGGCGGCCCTGCGCGCGGGCCGCCGCGGCACCCTCGTCGCGGTGGACACCGGGTCACTGGCCGGCGATCTGCGCGAGGCGGCCCGGATCGCGGCCGGGACCTCGGGCAGGGACACCCGGCTGACGCAGGCCCTCGGGCACGCCGTCCTCAGCGACGAAGAACTCCAGGCCGCCCTGCGCGAGGCGCTGGTCGAGCCGGAGCTGGCCGCGTTCGCCGAGATGGTCGGGCGGGCGGTGGCGCGCGGCGAGATCGCCGCGGACCATCCGGCCGTGGAGTTCCTGCCCGCCCAGCTGATGGGCGTGCTCAGGATCCGGCCGGTGCTGGAGGGGCGGTACGCGGACGCCGACTACCTGGTCCGGTTCGTCGACGCCGTGATGCTCCCGTCCCTGGGTCTCACGCCTTCCCACCCCACCGGCCCCCCGGCCGGTCAGGCCCCCTGA
- a CDS encoding DJ-1/PfpI family protein, whose amino-acid sequence MAVKILIVTGDAAESLEVLYPYQRLREEGYEVHIAAPQVKKLRFVVHDFEEGFDTYTEKPGYTWPADLAFADVVTEDYAALVVPGGRAPEYLRNDPEVRRILAAFAESDKPIAQICHGPLITAAAGGLAGRRVTAYPALELDMKAAGAEFEDSETVVDGTLVSARAWPDHSRWMREFLTVLRGKAPVA is encoded by the coding sequence ATGGCAGTGAAGATCCTCATCGTGACCGGCGACGCGGCCGAGTCGCTGGAGGTCCTGTATCCGTACCAGCGCCTGCGCGAGGAGGGGTACGAGGTCCACATCGCGGCGCCGCAGGTGAAGAAACTGCGGTTCGTGGTCCACGACTTCGAGGAGGGCTTCGACACCTACACCGAGAAGCCCGGCTACACCTGGCCCGCAGACCTGGCCTTCGCGGACGTCGTCACCGAGGACTACGCAGCCCTGGTCGTCCCGGGCGGCCGGGCGCCGGAATACCTGCGCAACGACCCCGAAGTGCGCCGGATCCTGGCCGCCTTCGCGGAATCCGACAAGCCGATCGCCCAGATCTGCCACGGCCCGCTCATCACGGCCGCGGCCGGGGGTCTGGCCGGCCGCCGGGTGACCGCGTACCCGGCGCTGGAGCTGGACATGAAGGCGGCCGGGGCCGAGTTCGAGGACTCCGAGACCGTGGTCGACGGCACCCTGGTCTCGGCCCGGGCCTGGCCGGACCACTCGCGCTGGATGCGGGAGTTCCTGACGGTGCTGCGCGGCAAGGCCCCGGTGGCCTGA
- a CDS encoding phosphatase PAP2 family protein: MSSHTTPAGPAAGPRAARRRLIRELLLVAGFFTVYKAGRLLSTDRTDEAFRNAARLWDAERFLHLPGEGAVQRLLLHGDALVTTANTYYAGVHFPATALFLIWLYVRRPAHYLWTRRVLAGLTGAALALHLAFPLAPPRLLDAAQLIDTAQVYGPTVYKAAPAEDTLANQFAAMPSLHFGWALMLALGMIAATSSRWRFLWLLHPLLTLLVIVGTANHYWLDAAVAAVLLGAALLLIPKPRTGEPEPGPGADRGTGSTPGHDIPVQSLPRPRSADAAVGAGR; encoded by the coding sequence ATGAGCTCCCACACCACACCTGCCGGGCCGGCAGCCGGACCGAGAGCCGCGCGCCGCCGCCTCATACGCGAGCTGCTGCTCGTCGCGGGCTTCTTCACCGTCTACAAGGCGGGCCGGCTGCTCTCGACCGACCGCACCGACGAGGCCTTCCGCAACGCGGCGCGCCTATGGGACGCCGAGCGCTTCCTCCACCTGCCCGGCGAGGGCGCGGTACAGCGGCTGCTGCTGCACGGGGACGCCCTCGTCACCACCGCGAACACCTACTACGCGGGCGTCCACTTCCCCGCGACCGCGCTCTTCCTGATCTGGCTGTACGTCCGGCGCCCCGCCCACTACCTGTGGACCCGCCGCGTGCTCGCCGGACTCACCGGAGCCGCCCTCGCCCTGCACCTGGCCTTCCCGCTCGCGCCCCCGCGCCTGCTCGACGCCGCGCAGCTCATCGACACCGCACAGGTCTACGGACCCACCGTCTACAAGGCCGCACCGGCCGAGGACACCCTGGCGAACCAGTTCGCCGCCATGCCCTCACTGCACTTCGGCTGGGCGCTGATGCTCGCGCTCGGCATGATCGCCGCCACCTCCTCGCGGTGGCGCTTCCTGTGGCTGCTGCACCCGCTGCTGACCCTGCTCGTGATAGTCGGCACCGCCAACCACTACTGGCTCGACGCCGCCGTGGCCGCCGTCCTGCTGGGGGCGGCCCTGCTGCTCATCCCGAAGCCGCGAACCGGCGAGCCCGAACCGGGCCCGGGCGCGGACCGGGGAACGGGCTCGACACCCGGCCACGACATCCCCGTACAAAGCCTGCCGCGCCCTCGGAGCGCGGACGCGGCCGTAGGAGCCGGACGATGA
- a CDS encoding endonuclease I family protein: MRISRLTPWAAGLAAAALFAVPAAASAGQQRPAATENPATAAADPYADYYASAQGKTGPALKAALHDIIKNQSKVTYEGVWNALKVTDQDPANPNNVILVYSGRSQSKATNGGGVNDWNREHVWAKSHGDFGTATGPGTDLHHLRPEDVTVNSTRGNKDFDKGGSPVSEAPGSLTDADSFEPRDAVKGDVARMLLYMAVRYDGGDGFADLELNDKVNNGSAPLFGRISLLKQWNQMDPPDAFEQRRNQVIFDQFQHNRNPFIDHPEWVNSIW; this comes from the coding sequence ATGAGAATCTCGCGCCTGACCCCCTGGGCGGCCGGCCTCGCCGCCGCCGCCCTGTTCGCCGTACCGGCGGCCGCGTCCGCCGGCCAGCAGCGCCCGGCCGCCACGGAGAACCCGGCGACCGCCGCCGCGGACCCGTACGCGGACTACTACGCGAGCGCCCAGGGCAAGACCGGGCCCGCGCTGAAGGCCGCCCTGCACGACATCATCAAGAACCAGTCGAAGGTGACCTACGAGGGTGTGTGGAACGCCCTGAAGGTGACCGACCAGGACCCGGCGAACCCCAACAACGTCATCCTGGTCTACTCCGGCCGCTCGCAGTCCAAGGCGACGAACGGCGGCGGGGTCAACGACTGGAACCGCGAGCACGTCTGGGCCAAGAGCCACGGCGACTTCGGCACCGCCACCGGCCCGGGCACCGACCTGCACCACCTGCGTCCGGAGGACGTCACCGTCAACAGCACCCGCGGCAACAAGGACTTCGACAAGGGCGGCAGCCCGGTGAGCGAGGCGCCGGGCAGCCTGACCGACGCCGACTCCTTCGAGCCGCGTGACGCCGTCAAGGGCGACGTGGCGCGGATGCTGCTGTACATGGCCGTCCGCTACGACGGTGGTGACGGCTTCGCGGACCTGGAGCTGAACGACAAGGTCAACAATGGTTCCGCGCCCCTCTTCGGCCGGATCAGCCTGCTGAAGCAGTGGAACCAGATGGACCCGCCGGACGCTTTCGAGCAGCGCCGGAACCAGGTCATATTCGACCAGTTCCAGCACAACCGCAACCCGTTCATCGACCACCCGGAGTGGGTCAACTCCATCTGGTGA